Proteins from one Pseudoliparis swirei isolate HS2019 ecotype Mariana Trench chromosome 22, NWPU_hadal_v1, whole genome shotgun sequence genomic window:
- the fkbp14 gene encoding peptidyl-prolyl cis-trans isomerase FKBP14 — MILFAICSILPSLFVFVTGGKLPEPEVKIAVLHKPFMCSRKSKYGDMLLVHHEGFLESNGTLFFSSRKHGDHNPVWFTLGIQEVLKGWDKGLSNMCTGERRKLTVPPSLAYGKEGKGKIPPSSTLIFEIELMEIRNGLRSHESFREMDLNDDWKLCREEVREYLKKEFEKHGYSHNDTHHEVMVEDIFKNEDEDQDGFISAREFTYQHDEL; from the exons ATGATTTTGTTTGCTATTTGTTCGATATTGCCCtcactgtttgtgtttgttaccGGGGGGAAACTGCCCGAGCCAGAAGTGAAAATTGCAGTTTTACATAAACCCTTCATGTGTTCCCGAAAGTCAAAGTATGGAGACATGCTTCTTGTTCATCACGAAGGCTTCTTGGAAAGTAATGGAACCCTATTTTTTTCCAG CCGCAAACATGGGGATCACAATCCAGTATGGTTCACTCTTGGAATTCAAGAGGTGCTCAAGGGTTGGGATAAGGGTCTGAGCAACATGTGCACAGGAGAGCGCAGGAAATTGACCGTTCCTCCATCTCTGGCATATGGCAAGGAAGGAAAAG gcAAGATCCCGCCAAGCAGTACCCTCATTTTTGAAATTGAGCTCATGGAGATCCGAAATGGTCTCAGGTCACACGAGTCTTTCCGGGAGATGGATCTCAATGACGACTGGAAGctctgcagagaggag GTCAGAGAGTACCTGAAGAAAGAATTTGAGAAACATGGATATTCCCACAATGACACGCATCACGAAGTGATGGTTGAGGATATCTTCAAAAATGAGGACGAAGATCAAGATGGTTTTATATCTGCGAGGGAATTCACCTACCAACACGATGAGCTCTAA